A DNA window from Ignavibacteriales bacterium contains the following coding sequences:
- a CDS encoding TolC family protein, producing MKFVYSAIITLIFSTVIFAQEPVTLSLDKTVELAFMNNASIIQARNDVDAASSGMLAAYGSYLPSISLSGGWNRSQNDQAAGERSYQGLVQTFPATFSVRNSFSTGINARYTIFDGLKRESNFTRASASAKSSEYISNRMKQTIRFQVGSAYLNVLRLDQLVKVSEENLKKDNRQLERITESNRIGALSLADVYRQQSQVAADELSVINAQNNYDKAKADLVALIGLDMTKKYEFIDPGMSTNIDQAELNDVQTKISNIDEYTKRAISSRPDYLAMSENLSSSEAGVTSAWGGYLPSVSASASYDIGATEFSKMKDNKTISWGIGLNWNIFDGFLTNQSIQTATVNKKNTEVQLKQAEREIIVEIQKVLLDLEAAKKQVEVSQKGVKSASEDSRIAEERYNLGAGTLLDLLTANAGLVNAQANNINAVYFYITAKRNLEYVLGERKE from the coding sequence ATGAAATTCGTCTATTCAGCAATTATTACACTCATATTTTCAACGGTTATTTTTGCGCAAGAGCCCGTAACACTATCGCTCGATAAAACAGTAGAACTTGCATTCATGAATAACGCATCAATTATTCAAGCACGAAATGATGTTGATGCAGCAAGTAGTGGAATGCTGGCAGCATATGGAAGTTATCTTCCATCGATCTCTCTTTCAGGGGGATGGAATAGATCCCAGAACGATCAGGCTGCAGGCGAACGTTCTTATCAAGGGCTAGTCCAAACTTTTCCAGCTACATTTTCAGTTCGAAATAGTTTTTCCACAGGTATCAACGCGAGATATACGATATTTGACGGGCTAAAGCGTGAATCGAATTTTACGCGCGCTTCCGCATCAGCCAAATCGTCCGAATATATATCGAATAGAATGAAACAAACGATCCGCTTTCAGGTCGGATCGGCTTATCTGAATGTGCTCAGACTAGATCAATTGGTTAAGGTCTCTGAGGAAAATTTAAAGAAAGATAATCGGCAATTAGAGCGAATCACAGAGTCGAACCGTATTGGCGCTCTTTCATTGGCAGATGTATATCGTCAACAATCTCAAGTTGCTGCAGATGAATTAAGTGTCATTAACGCTCAAAACAATTATGATAAAGCGAAAGCAGATCTTGTCGCATTGATTGGATTAGATATGACGAAGAAATACGAATTTATTGATCCGGGTATGTCTACCAATATTGATCAGGCTGAACTTAACGATGTGCAAACAAAAATTTCAAATATCGATGAGTACACGAAACGGGCTATCTCATCACGTCCGGATTATTTAGCTATGAGCGAAAATCTTAGTTCATCGGAAGCAGGCGTGACATCAGCATGGGGTGGATATTTACCGAGTGTTTCTGCGTCAGCATCATACGATATTGGAGCTACTGAATTTTCTAAAATGAAAGATAATAAAACAATCAGTTGGGGAATTGGTTTGAATTGGAATATTTTTGACGGATTCCTTACCAATCAATCTATTCAAACAGCTACCGTGAACAAAAAAAATACTGAGGTACAATTGAAACAAGCAGAGCGCGAGATTATTGTGGAGATTCAAAAAGTTCTTCTTGATCTCGAAGCTGCCAAGAAACAAGTGGAGGTAAGTCAGAAAGGTGTAAAATCTGCATCTGAAGACAGTAGAATTGCAGAGGAGCGATATAATCTCGGAGCTGGTACGCTTCTGGATCTATTGACGGCAAACGCCGGTCTTGTTAATGCGCAGGCGAACAACATCAACGCGGTTTATTTTTACATCACCGCGAAACGTAATTTAGAATATGTATTAGGTGAAAGAAAAGAATAA
- a CDS encoding Gfo/Idh/MocA family oxidoreductase: MKLPIGVIGVGHLGSLHAKMLANIQNADLVGVHDSDHTRAEKIAVDYHTKTFTSIDDLLNDVKAVCIATPTTAHFEIARKAIAKRIHLFIEKPITHTTEEAETLVKAAIENNVKIQVGHIERFNPALLALETYKLNPMFIESHRLAQFNPRGTDVAVVLDLMIHDIDIILSLVQSPVVKIEANGVAVVSNQIDIANARLQFENGCVANVTASRISQKKMRKMRLFQRDAYISIDFSDGTAEVFRLVDENEKVENIAMMLGQINAGTKNRNIVFEKPEIKEVNALMHELQLFVDAVQNDVQPVVTGKDGLQALKVAHDIITKINQQSISF, translated from the coding sequence ATGAAACTTCCCATAGGAGTTATAGGCGTGGGTCATCTTGGCTCTCTGCATGCAAAGATGCTTGCGAACATACAAAACGCTGACCTGGTTGGTGTGCATGATTCGGACCACACTCGTGCCGAAAAGATAGCAGTTGATTATCATACAAAAACATTCACAAGCATCGATGATTTGCTGAACGACGTGAAGGCGGTTTGTATCGCAACGCCAACCACCGCGCATTTTGAAATTGCCCGGAAAGCAATCGCTAAACGTATTCATCTGTTTATCGAAAAACCGATAACCCATACAACAGAAGAAGCGGAAACTTTAGTGAAAGCTGCGATTGAAAACAATGTCAAGATTCAGGTCGGGCATATCGAGCGATTCAATCCTGCACTCCTTGCACTGGAAACCTATAAACTTAATCCGATGTTCATAGAATCACACCGGCTGGCGCAATTCAATCCGCGCGGTACTGATGTCGCGGTGGTTCTGGATTTAATGATTCACGATATCGATATAATACTGAGCCTGGTTCAATCACCGGTAGTTAAAATAGAGGCGAACGGTGTGGCAGTTGTCTCAAATCAGATTGATATTGCCAATGCGCGCCTACAATTCGAGAACGGATGTGTGGCGAATGTGACCGCAAGCCGTATTTCACAAAAGAAAATGAGGAAGATGAGATTGTTTCAGCGCGATGCTTATATTTCAATTGATTTTTCGGATGGAACCGCGGAAGTTTTTCGACTTGTTGATGAAAACGAGAAGGTCGAAAATATTGCGATGATGCTGGGACAAATAAATGCCGGCACAAAGAATAGGAATATCGTTTTTGAAAAACCCGAAATTAAAGAAGTGAATGCTTTAATGCATGAACTTCAATTGTTTGTTGACGCTGTCCAAAACGACGTTCAACCGGTTGTAACCGGCAAAGATGGATTACAAGCATTGAAGGTTGCTCACGATATAATAACAAAAATCAATCAGCAATCAATTTCTTTTTAA
- a CDS encoding class I fructose-bisphosphate aldolase: MNLHEIEQLLGSDAKNLLEYKCKGIPKETLILPGADAVDRVFALSDRPTPVLKSLNWMIHQGRLAHTGYVSILPVDQGIEHSAGASFAPNPIYFDPENIIKLAIEGGCNAVASTLGVLGAVARKYAHKIPFILKLNHNEFISYPNTHDQIIFGRVKQAFDMGAVSVGATIYFGSPEAKRQIQEVGLAFQQAHELGMATILWCYLRNPAFKTPEKDYHVSADLTGQGNHLGVTIEADIIKQKLPENNGGYNALKFGKTHPKVYSDLTTDHPIDLCRYQVANCYMGRMGLINSGGESKGASDLADAVRTAVINKRAGGMGLISGRKAFQRPMNEGVKILNAIQDVYLCKDVTVA; this comes from the coding sequence ATGAACTTACATGAGATTGAACAATTACTAGGAAGCGATGCAAAGAATTTACTTGAGTATAAATGCAAAGGAATTCCAAAAGAGACACTCATCCTTCCCGGAGCCGATGCTGTTGACAGAGTGTTCGCGCTTTCAGACAGACCAACACCGGTTCTAAAAAGTTTAAATTGGATGATACATCAGGGACGTCTTGCTCATACCGGATATGTGTCTATCCTTCCCGTTGATCAGGGAATTGAACATTCTGCCGGTGCATCATTCGCCCCGAATCCGATTTATTTCGATCCAGAAAATATCATAAAGCTCGCCATTGAGGGCGGTTGCAATGCAGTCGCATCAACGCTTGGTGTACTTGGTGCAGTCGCTAGAAAGTACGCGCACAAAATTCCATTTATCCTTAAGCTCAATCATAACGAATTTATTTCGTACCCAAATACACACGACCAGATAATTTTCGGCAGAGTTAAGCAGGCATTCGATATGGGTGCGGTTTCGGTTGGCGCCACAATTTATTTCGGCTCACCCGAAGCGAAGCGGCAAATTCAGGAAGTTGGTCTCGCATTCCAGCAGGCACATGAACTTGGTATGGCAACAATACTCTGGTGTTATTTGCGTAATCCTGCATTCAAAACTCCAGAAAAAGATTACCATGTTTCCGCTGATCTTACCGGACAAGGTAACCATCTCGGTGTAACAATCGAAGCCGATATTATCAAACAAAAATTACCAGAGAACAACGGCGGTTACAATGCTTTAAAGTTCGGAAAAACACATCCCAAAGTTTACTCTGACCTTACAACCGATCACCCGATTGATTTGTGCAGATATCAGGTTGCGAATTGCTATATGGGCAGAATGGGATTGATAAACTCAGGTGGTGAATCAAAAGGCGCATCCGATTTAGCAGATGCAGTCCGCACAGCGGTCATCAATAAACGTGCGGGCGGTATGGGATTAATTTCGGGTCGTAAAGCATTCCAGCGACCGATGAACGAAGGTGTGAAGATACTCAACGCAATTCAGGATGTTTATCTTTGCAAAGATGTTACGGTAGCATAA
- a CDS encoding HD domain-containing protein has protein sequence MKESSKYIEIENEMLKQIGSIADELQIEAYAVGGFVRDKILGKEVKDIDIVVIGDGIAFAKEVAKKINQKNVVTYENFGTAMLPLEGGKIEFVGAREESYARDSRKPIVTKASLLTDLSRRDFTVNTLAASINSDAFGELSDPFDGIVDLKNKILRTPLVPEKTFDDDPLRMMRAIRFASQLNFSIEPNAYKAIREMAPRISIVSMERVSDEFFKIMASPKPSIGLKLFQETGLAKYIFPELVDMVGIDQRKDYHHKDVFLHTMKVVDSLSQFTEKVWLRFVGLVHDIAKPRTKAFKDGIGWTFHGHEEIGARMMKPLFRRMRLPLDKLSYVEKLVRLHLRPMVLVSEEVTDSAIRRVMFEAGQDIDDLMLLCRADITSQNPQRVSKYLQNYDHVLAKMKEVEEKDQIRNWQPPVKGDEIMQVCGIKPGPIVGVLKTKIEDAIIEGEIPNEHSSALAYLLKIKDEIIKNYS, from the coding sequence ATGAAAGAATCTTCAAAATATATTGAGATTGAAAATGAGATGTTGAAGCAGATCGGATCAATAGCCGATGAGCTTCAGATAGAAGCGTATGCTGTGGGTGGTTTTGTCAGAGATAAAATATTAGGCAAAGAAGTAAAAGATATAGACATTGTCGTGATTGGGGATGGAATTGCTTTCGCAAAAGAGGTGGCTAAAAAAATCAATCAAAAAAATGTTGTAACGTATGAAAATTTTGGCACAGCCATGCTTCCGTTGGAGGGTGGAAAGATTGAATTCGTTGGGGCGCGTGAAGAAAGTTACGCGAGAGATTCAAGGAAACCGATTGTAACAAAGGCATCTCTGCTGACCGATCTTTCACGCCGAGATTTTACGGTGAACACGTTAGCCGCATCTATTAATAGTGATGCATTCGGTGAACTGAGCGATCCTTTCGATGGTATTGTCGATTTAAAAAATAAAATTCTTCGGACACCGTTGGTACCGGAAAAAACATTCGATGATGATCCGCTGAGAATGATGCGGGCGATAAGATTCGCCTCCCAACTGAACTTCAGCATCGAGCCGAACGCGTACAAGGCAATCCGCGAAATGGCTCCAAGAATATCAATTGTATCTATGGAGCGGGTTTCGGATGAATTTTTTAAAATAATGGCATCACCAAAACCGTCTATCGGATTAAAATTATTTCAGGAAACCGGATTAGCAAAATATATTTTTCCTGAACTAGTAGATATGGTTGGCATCGATCAGAGGAAAGATTATCATCATAAAGATGTTTTTCTCCATACCATGAAAGTTGTCGATAGTCTCAGTCAATTTACAGAAAAAGTATGGCTCAGATTTGTAGGATTGGTTCACGATATCGCTAAGCCAAGGACGAAAGCATTCAAGGATGGAATCGGGTGGACTTTCCACGGGCATGAAGAAATTGGCGCGCGGATGATGAAACCGCTCTTTAGAAGAATGAGATTACCTCTGGATAAATTGTCTTATGTTGAAAAGTTAGTGCGATTGCATTTGCGTCCGATGGTTTTAGTGAGTGAAGAAGTCACTGATTCCGCTATCAGACGCGTTATGTTTGAAGCCGGACAGGATATCGATGATCTGATGTTGCTGTGCCGTGCCGATATTACTTCTCAAAATCCGCAACGAGTTTCAAAGTATTTGCAAAATTACGATCACGTGCTCGCGAAAATGAAAGAGGTTGAAGAGAAAGACCAGATTCGAAACTGGCAGCCGCCGGTTAAGGGTGACGAAATTATGCAAGTTTGCGGAATTAAACCCGGACCGATTGTAGGTGTCTTAAAAACAAAGATTGAAGATGCCATCATTGAAGGTGAAATTCCAAACGAACATAGTTCTGCATTGGCTTATCTATTAAAAATAAAAGATGAAATTATAAAGAATTATTCATAA
- a CDS encoding insulinase family protein, whose amino-acid sequence MKKSKGKNKKLTLNIITGLVLVMLFGSFVFAQIPDRSKPPELGPPPSLKLPPIQHLKLSNGIPVMLMEKRQVPLVQIELLVKAGSVSDPKGKIGLASLTTAMMEEGAGSRNSLELADAIDFLGASINAFSSWHTAGVSMFAPLSKLDEALPLFGDVALKPTFPAEELERNRKERLTTLMQWHDEPRAIASVQFGRTIFGGDHPYGRGNMGNEKSIRSFKVDDLKKFHQTYFRSNNAQLIVTGDVTASDIIPKLEAIFGKWESGNIEKLDFPKAEQVSERKIYLIDKPGAPQSEIRIGRIGAERMTEDFYALRVMNTILGGSFTSRLNNNLREQHGYTYGASSNFDFRMFPGPFLAGSAVHTQKTDSAVIEFFKELNRIAELIPDEELNRAKNYIALRYPENFQTVGQIANQLAEIISYGLTDDYFNNYTKNILSVTKEDVQRVAKKYIDPTKVAIILVGDRKTIEKPLEALKLGKIVNLTIQDVLGKPPKVE is encoded by the coding sequence ATGAAAAAGTCAAAAGGAAAAAATAAAAAACTAACTTTGAATATTATTACCGGATTAGTGTTAGTTATGTTATTCGGGAGTTTTGTTTTCGCACAAATCCCGGATCGAAGCAAACCACCAGAATTAGGTCCGCCACCTTCATTAAAACTTCCGCCTATTCAGCATCTGAAACTTTCAAACGGTATTCCTGTTATGCTGATGGAAAAACGTCAGGTTCCGCTTGTACAAATTGAGCTGCTTGTGAAGGCAGGGTCGGTGAGCGATCCAAAAGGCAAAATCGGACTTGCGAGTTTAACTACCGCAATGATGGAAGAGGGCGCGGGCAGTCGTAATTCGCTTGAACTTGCTGATGCAATAGATTTCCTTGGCGCCAGCATTAATGCATTTTCAAGCTGGCACACGGCAGGTGTATCGATGTTTGCACCGTTGTCGAAATTGGATGAAGCGTTGCCGTTGTTCGGAGATGTCGCATTAAAACCGACATTCCCGGCTGAAGAGTTGGAGCGAAACAGGAAAGAACGTCTCACCACATTAATGCAGTGGCATGATGAGCCAAGGGCTATCGCATCTGTGCAGTTCGGCAGGACGATTTTCGGCGGAGATCATCCGTACGGTCGCGGTAATATGGGAAATGAGAAATCTATCCGTTCTTTTAAAGTTGATGATCTCAAGAAATTTCATCAAACATATTTCCGTTCCAATAATGCTCAGTTGATTGTCACGGGAGATGTAACTGCCTCCGATATAATTCCGAAACTTGAAGCGATATTCGGAAAGTGGGAAAGCGGTAATATTGAGAAACTTGATTTCCCCAAAGCCGAACAGGTAAGCGAACGGAAAATATATTTAATCGATAAACCGGGCGCGCCGCAATCAGAAATCCGTATCGGCAGAATTGGTGCTGAACGGATGACTGAAGATTTTTACGCGTTGCGGGTTATGAACACGATTCTTGGCGGTTCGTTCACCTCGCGTCTCAATAATAATTTACGTGAACAGCATGGTTACACTTATGGTGCAAGCTCGAATTTCGATTTCCGTATGTTCCCCGGACCATTTCTTGCAGGTTCCGCGGTTCACACGCAAAAAACCGACAGCGCTGTTATTGAATTCTTCAAAGAATTAAACCGGATTGCCGAGTTGATTCCCGATGAAGAATTGAATCGCGCGAAGAATTACATTGCATTGCGATATCCCGAAAATTTCCAAACAGTTGGGCAGATCGCAAACCAGCTTGCCGAAATTATCAGTTACGGTTTGACGGATGATTACTTCAATAACTACACAAAGAATATTCTATCAGTTACAAAAGAAGACGTTCAGCGTGTGGCGAAAAAGTATATTGACCCCACTAAGGTTGCGATCATATTAGTAGGTGATAGAAAGACAATCGAAAAACCTCTCGAGGCATTGAAGTTAGGAAAGATTGTAAACCTCACTATTCAGGATGTGTTGGGAAAACCACCAAAGGTTGAATAA
- the nuoI gene encoding NADH-quinone oxidoreductase subunit NuoI produces MKQKPIVHRKDLHWWEQFYIPQIINGMRITLSQVFRPKFTRQYPEEKWNPPSSFRGRPVLVEQNGVERCVACGLCSRVCPALAIDVQASETELLKERYPVRFEINMLRCIFCGFCEEVCPEEAIVMSKEFELVFRHQEDAIFGKEKLLLPADKLKDRLEFLRKNR; encoded by the coding sequence ATGAAACAAAAACCTATAGTACATCGCAAAGACCTTCACTGGTGGGAACAGTTTTATATTCCTCAGATCATAAACGGGATGAGGATTACTCTGTCTCAGGTGTTCCGTCCGAAGTTTACACGGCAATATCCGGAAGAAAAATGGAATCCGCCTTCTTCATTCCGCGGACGTCCCGTTCTTGTTGAACAAAACGGTGTTGAGCGATGCGTTGCTTGCGGACTATGCTCACGCGTTTGTCCGGCGCTCGCAATCGATGTTCAGGCATCCGAGACTGAACTTTTAAAAGAACGCTATCCTGTTAGATTTGAAATAAATATGCTTCGCTGTATCTTCTGCGGATTCTGTGAAGAAGTCTGTCCCGAAGAAGCAATTGTAATGAGCAAAGAGTTTGAGCTTGTATTCCGTCATCAGGAAGATGCAATATTTGGTAAAGAAAAGCTCTTGCTACCGGCAGACAAACTTAAAGATCGATTGGAGTTCTTAAGAAAAAATAGATAA
- a CDS encoding HAD family hydrolase has protein sequence MSYLSNTNIAHLSSLISNRTSKLEHPISDIILHPPVTLCFSILFLLYFTTMKHISCIIFDLDGTLTQTNELIFATFNHVTQKYIGKTYMPDEITKMFGPPEEIAIERLIGKERIDEAMHDFYSFYEKHHPQMVNAYDGIRETLDYLKSKHLRLAIFTGKGKRSTLLSLDMLGIKKYFDTIITGSDVDNHKPSAEGITKVMKEFGLAPHQVLMVGDAVADVKAAHEAGVKMAAVLWDSYGKDKVMQMDVDFIFHNVPEFFGWLKKSLTNHADTNV, from the coding sequence ATGAGTTATTTGTCCAATACAAATATCGCACATCTCTCATCTCTCATCTCAAATCGCACATCTAAACTTGAACATCCAATATCCGATATCATCCTTCATCCCCCTGTTACTCTTTGTTTCTCCATTCTCTTTTTGCTATATTTTACCACCATGAAGCATATTTCCTGCATTATTTTCGATCTCGACGGTACTTTAACCCAAACAAACGAGTTGATTTTTGCCACGTTCAACCATGTTACTCAAAAATATATTGGCAAAACCTACATGCCGGATGAGATCACAAAGATGTTCGGTCCCCCTGAAGAGATAGCGATTGAACGACTCATCGGCAAAGAACGGATTGATGAGGCGATGCATGATTTTTATTCGTTCTATGAAAAACATCATCCTCAAATGGTGAATGCGTACGATGGAATTCGTGAGACGCTTGACTATTTAAAATCTAAACATTTACGATTGGCGATCTTTACCGGAAAAGGGAAACGTAGTACACTTCTATCGCTTGATATGCTGGGAATAAAAAAATATTTTGATACGATCATAACCGGCAGCGATGTCGATAATCACAAACCTTCCGCAGAAGGAATAACAAAAGTGATGAAAGAATTCGGTCTTGCACCGCATCAGGTACTGATGGTCGGTGACGCGGTGGCTGATGTGAAAGCGGCGCATGAAGCAGGTGTGAAAATGGCAGCGGTCCTTTGGGATTCATACGGAAAAGATAAAGTTATGCAGATGGATGTGGATTTTATCTTCCACAATGTTCCTGAATTTTTTGGATGGTTGAAAAAATCATTAACCAATCATGCCGACACAAATGTATAA
- the nuoH gene encoding NADH-quinone oxidoreductase subunit NuoH — translation MELLISIVKIVVVMGVMLGIVAYIVLLERRLSAAIQNRIGPNRVGWQGLLQPIADVIKLVFKEDIVPYKANRFIHDLAPIISLAVALTTFAVVPFGDKINLFGYDIKLQIADVNVGILYILALTSLGVYGLTLSGWSSNSKYALLGGVRSSAQMISYELSMGLAVLGVVMIAGSLKLDAIVEAQAGWKWNIFLQPIGFITFVTTAFAETNRLPFDLPEAEPELVAGYHTEYSGLKFGAYYLSEYANMFVSSAIITTLYLGGWQMPFVHSFGFSDFWISIIQVLGFLAKVIIIVSFFIIIRWTIPRFRYDQLMNLGWKFMLPISILNLLLTGAAVLWGIL, via the coding sequence ATGGAATTACTTATTTCAATTGTTAAAATTGTAGTTGTGATGGGTGTAATGCTGGGTATTGTTGCGTACATTGTTTTATTAGAGCGACGTCTATCCGCGGCAATACAAAACCGTATCGGTCCCAATCGGGTTGGATGGCAGGGACTTTTACAACCGATTGCCGATGTTATCAAGCTTGTTTTCAAGGAAGATATTGTTCCATATAAAGCCAATCGTTTTATACACGATCTTGCTCCGATTATTTCGCTGGCTGTTGCGCTTACAACATTCGCCGTTGTGCCTTTCGGCGATAAAATAAATTTGTTTGGCTACGATATCAAGTTACAGATCGCGGATGTAAACGTCGGTATACTGTATATTCTCGCGCTCACATCACTCGGAGTTTATGGACTTACACTCAGCGGATGGTCATCTAACAGTAAATATGCATTACTCGGAGGTGTTCGTTCATCAGCTCAGATGATCAGTTATGAACTCTCGATGGGATTGGCAGTTCTAGGTGTTGTTATGATCGCCGGAAGTCTTAAACTGGATGCGATAGTGGAAGCACAGGCAGGATGGAAGTGGAATATATTTCTGCAACCGATTGGGTTCATCACATTTGTAACTACCGCGTTTGCCGAAACGAACCGACTACCTTTTGATTTGCCCGAAGCGGAACCGGAATTAGTCGCTGGATATCATACGGAATATAGCGGTTTAAAATTCGGAGCGTACTACCTTTCCGAATATGCGAACATGTTCGTTTCAAGCGCGATCATCACAACTTTGTATCTCGGCGGATGGCAGATGCCGTTTGTGCATTCATTCGGTTTCTCCGACTTCTGGATTAGTATCATTCAGGTACTTGGTTTTCTTGCAAAGGTAATTATCATCGTATCGTTCTTCATTATAATCCGATGGACGATTCCGCGCTTCCGCTACGATCAACTTATGAATTTAGGTTGGAAGTTCATGCTGCCGATTTCTATATTGAATTTACTTCTGACCGGTGCTGCAGTGTTATGGGGGATTTTATGA
- a CDS encoding insulinase family protein: protein MRFKNFYLLILILALVQFGQSQISVKYEKFTLPNGLTVILHEDHTIPVATANIWYHVGSGNEKPGRTGFAHLFEHLMFMGSKNVPVGKFDEWLEAAGGDNNGSTTTDRTNYWENFPNSALDLALFLESDRMGYLVDAMSPEKVDAQRDVVKNERRQSYENRPYGMASIMISENLFSADHPYHWPTIGSQEDLSAASFQDVVDFFKKYYVPNNASLVIAGDIDPVKTKEQVTKWFSDVPMGKPVVPFGVPVAFLPEPKRLVLEDKVQLPRLYLNWITPKHFAPGDAELDILAQVLAGGKNSRIYKRLVYDMQIAQDVTAYQDASFLNSTFSIIVTARSGISLSQIEKIIWEEINKVKNEAPALREVQRAVNQYEASFLMRMERVGGFGGKADLLNAYFVETGNPDYFNEDMSRYKALTPGDVSSVCSTFLRNDGYVLLSVVPQGKKELAADEKGAK, encoded by the coding sequence ATGAGATTTAAGAATTTTTATCTATTGATTCTGATTCTGGCTTTGGTTCAATTCGGACAAAGTCAAATCAGTGTGAAGTATGAAAAATTTACTCTCCCGAACGGATTAACTGTTATCCTTCATGAAGACCACACAATACCGGTAGCAACTGCGAATATCTGGTATCATGTCGGATCTGGGAATGAAAAGCCCGGACGAACAGGATTTGCACATCTTTTCGAGCACCTTATGTTTATGGGATCGAAGAATGTTCCTGTTGGGAAATTCGATGAATGGCTTGAAGCCGCAGGCGGTGATAACAACGGCTCAACAACTACAGATAGAACTAACTATTGGGAAAACTTCCCGAACAGCGCGCTGGATCTTGCGCTTTTCCTTGAATCGGATCGGATGGGATATTTGGTTGATGCAATGTCACCTGAAAAAGTCGACGCCCAGCGTGATGTTGTAAAAAATGAACGAAGGCAATCGTACGAAAATCGTCCTTACGGAATGGCATCGATCATGATAAGTGAGAATCTTTTCTCCGCGGATCATCCGTATCACTGGCCCACGATAGGTTCGCAGGAAGATTTATCTGCGGCAAGTTTTCAGGATGTTGTAGATTTCTTTAAAAAATATTATGTCCCCAATAATGCAAGCTTGGTAATTGCAGGAGATATCGATCCTGTAAAAACAAAAGAGCAGGTAACTAAATGGTTCAGCGATGTCCCGATGGGAAAACCGGTTGTGCCTTTTGGCGTGCCGGTAGCATTTCTTCCTGAACCGAAGCGGTTAGTGTTGGAAGATAAAGTTCAACTGCCGAGATTATATCTAAACTGGATAACGCCGAAACATTTCGCGCCGGGCGATGCAGAACTTGATATTCTTGCTCAGGTTCTCGCCGGAGGAAAAAATTCCCGCATCTACAAACGTCTTGTGTACGACATGCAAATTGCTCAGGATGTAACGGCTTATCAGGATGCGAGCTTTTTGAATTCAACATTCTCCATAATTGTTACTGCTAGAAGCGGTATAAGTTTATCTCAAATCGAAAAAATTATCTGGGAAGAAATTAATAAAGTGAAAAACGAAGCCCCTGCACTCCGTGAGGTGCAACGTGCTGTGAACCAGTATGAAGCAAGTTTTCTTATGCGGATGGAACGTGTTGGCGGTTTCGGCGGCAAAGCAGATTTACTTAATGCTTACTTTGTGGAAACAGGCAACCCCGATTATTTCAACGAAGATATGTCGAGATATAAAGCGCTCACACCGGGCGATGTAAGCTCAGTCTGTTCTACATTCTTGCGGAATGACGGATATGTTTTATTAAGCGTAGTGCCGCAGGGTAAAAAGGAATTAGCCGCTGATGAGAAAGGAGCGAAGTAA